In a genomic window of Chryseobacterium sp. G0162:
- a CDS encoding RidA family protein, which translates to MEKRIVNPWKWQEARSYSQAVEVKNTEATLYCSGQAAIDPDGTSSNKDMKSQLEQAIANLEQVITTAGYACKGVVRLNIYTTSTQELWPHFPILQEWIAKHNIEQAVTMLEVNGLFETLKVELEATVVK; encoded by the coding sequence ATGGAAAAAAGAATTGTAAACCCATGGAAATGGCAGGAAGCACGCAGTTATTCACAAGCTGTGGAAGTCAAAAACACAGAAGCAACTTTATACTGTTCAGGACAGGCTGCCATTGATCCGGATGGTACCTCGAGTAATAAGGATATGAAAAGCCAGCTGGAGCAAGCCATCGCTAATCTTGAACAAGTGATTACCACAGCAGGGTATGCGTGTAAAGGAGTTGTAAGATTAAATATCTATACCACTTCAACCCAGGAATTATGGCCTCATTTTCCTATTCTTCAGGAATGGATTGCAAAACACAATATTGAGCAGGCGGTCACTATGCTTGAGGTGAATGGTTTATTTGAAACCTTAAAAGTAGAGTTAGAAGCCACGGTTGTAAAGTAA
- a CDS encoding SDR family oxidoreductase, with protein sequence MNIQLFSKNALVGGATQGIGAGIAIELAKCGANVTIMARNEAKLKDFMASLPTVHPDQKHEYLVADFSDFESYKQIIAGYFKTHSIDILVNNTNGPEPGLALEKNVEDYQKAFDLLFKTVCETTLLALPHMIEQKNGRIINVSSLSVKEPIGNLALSNSIRSAVMAWAKTLSIEVAQHHITVNNILTGYFDTARIQNLISHDAQKMNSSVEEIKKTRESKIPMKRFGKPEEYGHLVAFLASEYASYLTGANIPLDGGLNNTY encoded by the coding sequence ATGAATATTCAACTTTTTTCAAAAAATGCTCTGGTAGGAGGGGCTACGCAGGGAATAGGAGCAGGAATTGCCATTGAACTGGCAAAATGTGGGGCTAATGTGACTATAATGGCTAGAAATGAAGCAAAACTTAAAGATTTTATGGCTTCATTACCGACTGTTCATCCGGATCAGAAACATGAATATCTGGTTGCTGATTTTTCTGATTTTGAAAGCTATAAACAAATCATCGCAGGATATTTTAAAACCCATTCCATAGATATTTTGGTGAATAATACCAATGGTCCGGAACCGGGGCTTGCCCTTGAAAAAAATGTTGAAGATTATCAGAAAGCTTTTGACCTTCTGTTTAAAACGGTTTGTGAAACAACTTTATTGGCTTTACCTCATATGATTGAGCAGAAAAACGGCCGTATTATCAATGTTTCTTCACTCTCTGTAAAAGAACCCATCGGAAATCTGGCGCTTTCCAATTCTATCCGTTCGGCAGTAATGGCTTGGGCCAAAACCTTATCCATCGAAGTTGCCCAGCATCATATTACAGTGAACAATATCTTAACAGGATATTTTGATACAGCACGCATTCAGAATTTAATCAGTCATGATGCTCAAAAAATGAATTCATCTGTAGAAGAAATTAAAAAGACCAGGGAAAGTAAAATCCCAATGAAACGATTCGGAAAACCGGAAGAATATGGTCATCTGGTGGCTTTTCTGGCTTCAGAATATGCTTCTTATCTTACCGGGGCTAATATTCCTTTGGATGGGGGATTGAATAATACATATTAG
- a CDS encoding Crp/Fnr family transcriptional regulator — translation MPDRLRTHIEKILPLSEEEFEYISSCFIYKKYKKHQFLIQEGEWVSYNYFVLKGLLKLVYTDEAGKEHIVGFAMEDWWETDFPAYYLSQKATMSLECVEDTEVLCLSLENYRKICSIHPKMEHFFLEKAYMGFISAQQRIISTMTTGIKERYEQLLEKYPSLVQRVPKSLLAAYLGVSRETLSRLSL, via the coding sequence ATGCCGGATCGTTTAAGAACCCATATCGAAAAAATACTTCCTCTCAGTGAAGAAGAGTTTGAATATATATCTTCCTGTTTTATCTATAAAAAATACAAGAAGCATCAGTTTTTAATACAAGAAGGAGAGTGGGTTTCCTATAATTATTTTGTGTTGAAAGGACTTTTGAAATTAGTCTATACGGATGAAGCCGGAAAGGAGCATATCGTAGGGTTTGCCATGGAAGATTGGTGGGAAACTGATTTCCCTGCCTATTATCTGAGTCAGAAAGCCACCATGTCATTGGAATGTGTGGAAGATACGGAAGTATTGTGCCTTAGCCTTGAAAATTATAGGAAGATATGTAGTATCCATCCTAAAATGGAGCATTTCTTTCTGGAAAAAGCCTATATGGGATTTATTTCAGCACAACAGCGCATTATTTCTACCATGACAACCGGAATAAAAGAACGATATGAACAACTCCTGGAAAAATATCCGTCTCTTGTTCAGCGTGTTCCCAAATCATTGCTTGCCGCTTATCTGGGCGTTTCCCGCGAAACACTCAGCCGTTTATCTTTATAA